The following proteins are co-located in the Pseudomonas sp. ATCC 13867 genome:
- the greA gene encoding transcription elongation factor GreA produces MSKFPMTVQGARALEEELKHLKTVLRPQITQAIAEARELGDLKENAEYHAAREQQGMSEARIRDIEAKLSNAQIIDVTTIPHSGKVIFGTTVDIANVETDETVTYQIVGDDEADIKNSKISVNSPIARALIGKTEGDAVLVKTPGGDVEYEIVEVRHA; encoded by the coding sequence ATGAGCAAATTTCCAATGACCGTCCAGGGCGCTCGCGCCCTGGAAGAAGAACTGAAACACCTGAAGACCGTTCTGCGTCCGCAGATCACCCAGGCCATCGCCGAAGCGCGTGAACTGGGCGACCTCAAGGAAAACGCCGAGTACCACGCGGCCCGTGAACAGCAGGGCATGTCCGAGGCTCGCATCCGCGACATCGAGGCCAAGCTGTCCAACGCGCAGATCATCGACGTGACCACCATTCCGCACAGCGGCAAGGTGATCTTCGGTACCACCGTCGATATCGCCAACGTCGAGACCGACGAGACGGTGACCTACCAGATCGTCGGCGACGACGAGGCGGACATCAAGAACAGCAAGATCTCGGTCAACTCGCCGATCGCCCGTGCGCTGATCGGCAAGACCGAAGGCGACGCCGTTCTGGTCAAGACTCCGGGCGGCGACGTCGAGTACGAGATCGTTGAAGTTCGCCACGCCTGA